In one Acidimicrobiia bacterium genomic region, the following are encoded:
- a CDS encoding zinc ribbon domain-containing protein: MSLICSTCGATNADTAIWCNQCYTPFSKPEASEPFTASVATALAEQPSGNLSSGGEGAGETAVAAASKPDPTGAGWTCTSCDSPNPLDTNSCTVCGASIYDAFGAERHSSPDVEPRTALLWALFLPGMGHVKTGEGLLGLTLAALIVFSAVASASFASASQSGAALFFGMVYFGLSATSIVDAVSLANGNTPLLYGRRITILAGVLVSVIIIMVISQLGGS; encoded by the coding sequence ATGAGCCTGATATGTTCGACATGCGGAGCGACCAACGCTGATACTGCCATCTGGTGCAATCAGTGTTACACGCCGTTTTCGAAACCAGAGGCCTCCGAGCCGTTTACGGCGTCAGTTGCCACGGCTCTTGCCGAGCAGCCTTCTGGGAACCTGTCATCGGGAGGCGAGGGCGCCGGGGAAACGGCTGTGGCGGCTGCGTCAAAGCCTGATCCAACCGGAGCAGGCTGGACATGCACGTCGTGTGACAGTCCGAACCCGCTCGATACCAACTCGTGCACCGTCTGCGGTGCCTCCATATATGACGCCTTCGGCGCCGAGCGACATTCCAGTCCTGATGTAGAGCCGCGGACCGCCCTCCTCTGGGCGTTGTTCCTGCCGGGGATGGGGCATGTCAAGACCGGTGAGGGGCTCCTGGGGCTTACGCTGGCAGCACTCATTGTCTTTTCAGCCGTGGCGTCCGCTTCTTTTGCGAGTGCTTCGCAAAGTGGGGCGGCCCTGTTCTTTGGGATGGTCTATTTCGGTCTTTCGGCCACTTCCATCGTCGATGCCGTGTCTCTGGCGAATGGGAACACGCCGCTGCTCTACGGGAGGCGTATCACGATCCTGGCAGGCGTTCTCGTATCTGTCATCATCATCATGGTGATCAGTCAACTGGGCGGTAGTTGA
- the ilvD gene encoding dihydroxy-acid dehydratase encodes MAELNRYSRRITQPPSQGASQAMLYATGLTREDMDKAQVGIASMWYEGNSCNMHLNDLAAKVKEGVVAADLVGMRFNTIGVSDGISMGTDGMSYSLQSRDLIADSIETVMGAQWYDGLIALPGCDKNMPGTIMAMGRLNRPGIMVYGGTIRAGIGTHGEPLDIISAFQSYGELLADRIDDAARLDIVRLACPGAGACGGMYTANTMASAIEALGMSLPYSSSRPATDPDKLQECFDAGAAMRNLLELDLKPGDIMTREAFENAMTITMVLGGSTNAVLHLIAMGRSVGITLTLDDFQDVSDRTPLLADMKPSGRYVMEDLHAVGRTPAVLKLLAEQGVLNGDCMTVTGRTMAENLAELPGFAPGQTVVQPWASPIKETGHLQMLKGSLAPEGSVAKITGKEGLFFDGPAKPYDSEEEMLAALERSEIGPGDVVIIRFEGPKGGPGMPEMLQPTSTLMGAGLGDSVALLTDGRFSGGSHGFIIGHITPEAQVGGPIALVERGDRIVIDAVAKSIDLLVDPDVMAARRAAWTAPALKAERGTLARYIRTVKSASEGCVTDE; translated from the coding sequence ATGGCCGAACTGAATCGATACTCCCGCCGCATCACCCAACCACCGTCCCAAGGCGCCTCACAGGCGATGCTCTACGCCACCGGGCTAACCCGTGAGGACATGGACAAAGCCCAGGTGGGAATTGCGTCCATGTGGTATGAAGGCAACTCGTGCAATATGCACCTCAATGATCTTGCCGCCAAGGTCAAAGAAGGCGTCGTAGCGGCAGATCTCGTCGGGATGCGGTTCAACACCATTGGTGTCTCAGATGGCATATCGATGGGGACCGACGGTATGTCGTACTCGCTCCAATCTCGTGATCTGATTGCCGACTCGATCGAGACCGTCATGGGGGCGCAGTGGTACGACGGTCTCATCGCCTTGCCGGGATGCGACAAGAACATGCCTGGCACGATCATGGCCATGGGTCGGCTCAACCGGCCAGGGATCATGGTCTATGGAGGGACCATCCGGGCTGGGATCGGAACGCATGGCGAACCCCTCGACATCATCTCGGCCTTTCAGTCCTACGGTGAGCTTCTCGCTGATCGCATCGACGACGCCGCCCGCCTCGACATCGTCCGCCTGGCCTGTCCGGGAGCCGGAGCCTGCGGGGGCATGTACACCGCCAACACGATGGCTTCGGCGATTGAGGCGCTCGGAATGAGTCTGCCGTACTCGTCCTCGCGGCCGGCTACCGACCCTGACAAGCTCCAGGAGTGCTTCGACGCCGGCGCCGCCATGCGCAACCTTCTCGAACTCGACCTCAAGCCGGGTGACATCATGACCAGGGAGGCTTTCGAGAACGCCATGACCATCACCATGGTGCTGGGTGGCTCGACCAATGCCGTCCTCCATCTCATCGCGATGGGTCGGTCGGTGGGGATAACGCTGACCCTCGATGACTTTCAGGACGTCAGCGACCGGACGCCGCTCCTCGCCGACATGAAGCCATCAGGAAGATACGTGATGGAAGACCTGCACGCGGTTGGCAGGACGCCGGCGGTACTTAAATTGCTGGCCGAGCAAGGCGTACTGAACGGTGACTGCATGACCGTTACCGGCCGGACGATGGCGGAAAACCTCGCAGAATTGCCCGGCTTCGCACCAGGGCAAACCGTGGTCCAACCATGGGCGTCTCCGATCAAGGAAACCGGTCATCTCCAGATGCTGAAGGGGAGCCTGGCCCCGGAAGGTTCCGTCGCCAAGATCACCGGCAAAGAGGGTCTTTTCTTCGACGGCCCCGCCAAGCCGTATGACTCCGAAGAAGAAATGCTTGCCGCCCTTGAGCGTTCCGAAATTGGTCCGGGCGACGTGGTCATCATCCGGTTTGAGGGTCCGAAGGGCGGGCCAGGCATGCCAGAGATGCTTCAACCGACCTCGACCCTTATGGGGGCAGGCCTCGGAGATTCAGTCGCCCTGCTTACCGACGGTCGCTTTTCTGGTGGGTCGCACGGATTCATCATCGGTCACATCACCCCGGAAGCCCAGGTCGGGGGCCCAATCGCTCTCGTCGAACGGGGAGATCGAATCGTGATTGATGCCGTGGCCAAATCGATCGACCTCCTCGTCGACCCGGACGTGATGGCAGCAAGACGGGCGGCCTGGACGGCTCCGGCGCTCAAAGCCGAGCGGGGAACCCTGGCCCGATACATCCGAACGGTCAAATCGGCTTCCGAGGGTTGTGTCACGGACGAGTGA
- the queG gene encoding tRNA epoxyqueuosine(34) reductase QueG: protein MDQHRLNQRAVEGGLNAIGVCLADPFTEVAKTLTDRKSEGLNGKLGFTYVQPEVSTDIRRTYPWAERLVVGIRSYVPESGTPEHAPVSAVVARFAVDDAYQPLVAGLEIVADALRAEGWRAEVIADDNRLVDRAAAVRAGVGWWGKNTMVLAPKVGPWVLIGSVVTDALLEITQPMKRDCGTCDACIPACPTGALVAPGVLDARRCLAAWAQAPGVIPAEYREAMGDRLYGCDDCLDACPPGIRLLDSATLARGMVDIRWLLGASDQELLDRFDRWYIPKRDPKYVRRNALIVAGNSGDPTLVDQVVPYLGHPSSIVRQHAAWALGRIGGSDSVASLEQARHDETLYEVKREIDVALQEAR, encoded by the coding sequence GTGGACCAGCACCGACTCAATCAACGGGCCGTCGAAGGCGGCTTGAATGCCATCGGAGTGTGCCTGGCCGACCCGTTTACCGAAGTGGCCAAAACGTTGACCGATCGAAAGTCGGAGGGACTCAACGGAAAGCTCGGGTTCACCTACGTCCAACCGGAAGTGTCGACCGATATCCGTCGTACCTATCCATGGGCAGAGCGTCTGGTCGTCGGCATCCGCTCCTACGTTCCCGAATCCGGCACCCCGGAACACGCTCCGGTGTCGGCGGTGGTCGCTCGATTCGCCGTTGATGATGCCTATCAACCGCTCGTCGCCGGCCTGGAAATCGTCGCGGACGCCTTGCGAGCGGAGGGCTGGCGAGCCGAAGTGATTGCCGATGACAATCGACTCGTTGACCGGGCCGCCGCCGTCCGGGCGGGAGTCGGCTGGTGGGGGAAGAACACGATGGTGCTCGCCCCCAAAGTCGGTCCCTGGGTGTTGATCGGGTCCGTGGTCACCGATGCGCTCCTTGAAATCACGCAGCCCATGAAGCGCGACTGCGGCACATGTGATGCCTGTATTCCGGCGTGTCCGACCGGAGCGCTCGTTGCGCCCGGAGTGCTTGACGCCCGCCGATGTCTGGCAGCCTGGGCTCAGGCACCCGGGGTCATCCCGGCCGAGTATCGAGAAGCGATGGGGGATCGGCTGTACGGGTGCGATGACTGCCTCGATGCCTGCCCGCCAGGAATCCGCCTGCTGGACTCCGCCACGCTGGCCCGGGGCATGGTCGACATCCGCTGGTTACTCGGCGCTTCGGATCAAGAGCTGCTCGATCGGTTTGACCGCTGGTACATCCCGAAACGAGATCCGAAGTATGTCCGTCGCAATGCTCTCATCGTGGCGGGCAACAGTGGAGATCCGACACTGGTCGACCAGGTCGTTCCCTATCTTGGACACCCATCGTCCATCGTACGTCAACACGCTGCCTGGGCGTTGGGTCGCATTGGAGGGTCGGATTCGGTGGCGTCACTTGAGCAGGCGCGGCATGATGAGACCCTTTATGAGGTGAAGCGAGAAATCGACGTGGCCCTTCAGGAGGCCAGATGA
- a CDS encoding acetolactate synthase large subunit: MSPPGTGGFLLPERATMPTISGAQALIKALEFEGVDVMFGLPGGAILPAYDPLYDSPINHILARHEQGAGHMASGYAWATGRVGVCMVTSGPGATNLVTALADALMDSVPMVAITGQVATTSVGNDAFQEAYTTGITMPCTKHNYFVTDANDLANVVHEAFYIARSGRPGPVLVDVPKDVLNAQIEWKDPTALDLPGYKPTVTPHPRRIKEAIRLIEQAERPVLYVGGGIIKAEASDELRQLVSAMNIPVVTTLMGRGVVADSHPLTLGMPGMHGTYTATTAIQKSDVLIALGVRFDDRVTGDPDFFAPDARVIHADVDPAEIGKVREAEVPIVGDAKAVIEAMLEEWGDRPAPERATWLEQLHRWQREKGLKYDQQPDGKIKPQFVIEELHRITGGNAIVVSGVGQHQMWASLHWGFEKPRTWINSGGLGTMGYAVPAAVGAKAGMPDELVWAIDGDGCFQMTSQELITAAVEGIPVKIALINNSQHGMVTQWQRLFYGGRLSASQLGVGAVDYVMLAEAMGCAGIRAETPGEVAPAIEKAMSINDRPVVVEFVVDRDEMVFPMVPAGGSNDIVLLGPEDL; the protein is encoded by the coding sequence ATGAGCCCTCCGGGAACGGGGGGTTTTTTGTTGCCGGAAAGGGCCACCATGCCAACTATCAGCGGAGCACAAGCACTGATCAAAGCCTTGGAGTTTGAGGGCGTTGACGTAATGTTCGGACTGCCGGGCGGAGCAATCCTCCCCGCCTACGACCCCCTTTATGACTCCCCCATAAACCATATTCTCGCTCGACATGAGCAGGGAGCCGGCCACATGGCCTCTGGATACGCCTGGGCCACGGGGCGCGTCGGCGTCTGTATGGTCACCTCTGGTCCAGGTGCCACCAATCTCGTTACCGCACTTGCTGACGCGCTGATGGACTCGGTCCCCATGGTCGCCATCACCGGACAGGTGGCCACGACGTCGGTCGGCAATGACGCCTTTCAAGAGGCGTATACGACCGGCATCACGATGCCGTGCACAAAGCACAACTACTTTGTGACCGACGCCAATGACCTCGCCAACGTCGTTCACGAGGCCTTCTACATCGCCCGCTCGGGACGCCCTGGTCCGGTGCTCGTCGACGTTCCCAAGGACGTCCTCAATGCCCAGATCGAATGGAAAGACCCGACCGCTCTCGACCTTCCTGGTTACAAACCAACGGTTACCCCTCATCCGCGCCGTATCAAAGAAGCGATTCGCCTCATCGAGCAAGCCGAACGGCCAGTGTTGTACGTGGGGGGCGGGATCATCAAGGCCGAGGCTTCCGACGAACTTCGTCAACTCGTCAGCGCAATGAATATCCCGGTGGTGACCACGCTGATGGGTCGGGGCGTCGTGGCCGATTCCCATCCGCTCACCCTCGGAATGCCGGGTATGCATGGGACGTACACCGCAACAACCGCCATTCAGAAGTCCGATGTTCTCATTGCCCTTGGGGTCCGGTTCGACGATCGGGTGACCGGTGACCCCGACTTCTTCGCCCCGGACGCGAGGGTGATTCACGCCGACGTCGACCCAGCCGAGATCGGGAAGGTCCGCGAGGCCGAAGTCCCGATCGTGGGAGATGCCAAAGCGGTCATCGAGGCGATGCTCGAAGAATGGGGCGACCGGCCAGCCCCTGAGCGGGCTACCTGGCTGGAACAGCTCCACCGATGGCAGCGCGAAAAAGGGCTCAAATACGATCAGCAGCCAGACGGCAAGATCAAACCCCAGTTTGTGATCGAGGAACTGCATCGGATCACGGGAGGAAACGCCATCGTAGTGTCAGGCGTTGGCCAACATCAGATGTGGGCTTCACTCCATTGGGGCTTTGAGAAGCCTCGCACCTGGATCAATTCCGGCGGGCTCGGCACAATGGGCTACGCGGTGCCTGCGGCTGTCGGTGCCAAAGCCGGTATGCCAGACGAGCTCGTCTGGGCGATCGACGGTGACGGATGCTTCCAGATGACCTCTCAGGAGCTCATCACGGCGGCCGTTGAAGGTATCCCGGTCAAGATCGCTTTGATCAACAACTCACAGCACGGCATGGTTACGCAATGGCAGCGCCTCTTCTACGGTGGCCGACTTTCAGCTAGCCAGCTAGGCGTTGGAGCCGTCGACTACGTCATGCTGGCTGAGGCAATGGGATGTGCCGGCATCCGGGCCGAAACCCCGGGCGAGGTCGCACCGGCCATTGAAAAGGCCATGAGTATCAACGACCGCCCGGTCGTCGTCGAGTTTGTGGTCGACCGCGACGAAATGGTCTTCCCGATGGTTCCGGCCGGCGGGTCAAATGACATAGTCTTGCTCGGACCGGAGGACCTCTAG
- the ilvN gene encoding acetolactate synthase small subunit, giving the protein MQHTLSVLVEDKAGVLARVSSLLARRGFNIHSLAVGPTAEAGMSRMTIVVEAPELEQVKKQLHKLINVVKITELDRERSVEREIMLVRISTTSGARSDVLEIGAIFKATVIDVGQSSITFQVTGTPAKLSDFFELVRAYGVIDMAKSGRIALSRENKARKLKAVGQ; this is encoded by the coding sequence ATGCAACACACACTCAGTGTTCTTGTCGAAGACAAGGCAGGCGTGCTCGCCAGGGTTTCATCGCTGCTGGCCAGACGCGGCTTCAACATCCACTCGTTGGCGGTCGGTCCCACCGCCGAAGCGGGCATGTCGCGAATGACCATCGTGGTTGAGGCACCCGAACTTGAACAGGTCAAAAAGCAGCTCCACAAACTCATCAACGTGGTCAAGATCACCGAACTGGACAGAGAACGGTCGGTCGAGCGAGAGATCATGTTGGTGCGGATCAGCACGACAAGCGGCGCACGATCAGACGTGCTCGAAATCGGTGCCATCTTCAAAGCAACAGTGATCGACGTCGGTCAGAGCTCTATCACGTTTCAGGTAACCGGCACCCCCGCCAAGCTGTCGGACTTCTTCGAACTGGTTCGCGCATACGGCGTGATCGACATGGCAAAGTCCGGTCGGATCGCCCTGAGCCGTGAGAACAAGGCCCGCAAACTGAAAGCCGTCGGACAATGA
- a CDS encoding 2-isopropylmalate synthase, which produces MSDRLIIFDTTLRDGEQAPGIALTPTEKLTIAHQLAALKVDVIEAGFAASSDGDFEAVSNIAREVRGPVIASLARCHPDDIDRANDALRHAEKYRIHVFQSTSAIHMERMLRMSPDDVMKSVVEGVTRARGYVDDVEFSPQDATRTDPEFLIAVCRAAVDAGATTINVPDTVGYATPTEFVELLGQVYAEVTRGRDDIIVSTHCHNDLGLAVANSLSAIHAGARQIECAINGIGERAGNTSTEEVIMAVKTREDQYGVEIGADSRQLFDTSRLVSRLTGYPVQFNKAVVGRNAFAHESGIHQHGVLRDRLTYEIMDPAAVGQSGTQIVLGKHSGRAGFQDALNKIGVSLEDEDFQRAFNRVKELADRKVEINEEELRLIVSDTPQGENAVQFVGMHVAGGHDITPAATVTLLLNGRQESFSGTGDGMVHAAFAALQQGFGVTAGLIDYRVVPVTAGADAMAEVNVVIGVDGHTYSGRGIDTDVVEGSARAFVAALNKSVGSKPKEA; this is translated from the coding sequence ATGTCAGACCGCTTAATCATCTTCGATACGACACTGCGCGACGGAGAGCAAGCACCCGGAATCGCCCTCACCCCAACCGAAAAATTGACGATCGCTCATCAACTGGCCGCCCTGAAGGTCGATGTCATCGAAGCCGGCTTCGCCGCCTCATCGGACGGAGACTTCGAAGCAGTATCGAACATCGCCCGAGAGGTCCGAGGTCCGGTCATCGCCAGCCTTGCTCGCTGCCACCCCGATGACATCGACCGCGCCAACGATGCACTGAGGCACGCTGAGAAGTACCGGATCCATGTCTTTCAATCAACCTCGGCCATCCACATGGAACGGATGCTCAGGATGAGTCCGGACGACGTTATGAAGTCGGTCGTCGAAGGCGTAACCAGGGCTCGCGGCTACGTCGATGACGTCGAGTTCTCCCCTCAGGATGCCACCCGAACCGACCCGGAGTTCCTGATTGCGGTGTGTCGGGCGGCGGTGGATGCTGGGGCGACCACCATCAACGTTCCCGACACAGTTGGTTACGCGACGCCGACCGAGTTCGTCGAACTCCTCGGACAGGTGTATGCCGAAGTCACCCGGGGCCGCGACGACATCATCGTGTCAACCCACTGCCATAACGACCTTGGCTTGGCCGTTGCCAATTCCCTGTCGGCGATCCATGCTGGCGCTCGCCAGATCGAATGCGCCATAAACGGGATCGGCGAGCGAGCCGGCAACACGTCGACCGAGGAAGTAATCATGGCGGTCAAGACCAGGGAGGACCAGTACGGAGTGGAGATCGGAGCCGACTCAAGGCAACTGTTCGATACCTCCCGACTCGTCTCTCGCCTGACCGGATACCCGGTGCAGTTCAACAAAGCCGTCGTTGGCCGTAACGCCTTCGCCCACGAATCGGGGATTCACCAACATGGCGTTCTGCGGGATCGTTTGACCTATGAAATCATGGACCCGGCGGCAGTTGGCCAGTCAGGCACCCAGATTGTGCTCGGCAAGCACTCAGGGCGCGCCGGCTTCCAAGATGCTCTGAACAAGATCGGTGTGTCGCTCGAAGACGAGGATTTCCAACGGGCATTCAACCGTGTCAAGGAATTGGCCGATAGGAAGGTGGAGATCAACGAAGAGGAGCTCCGCCTGATCGTTTCAGACACACCCCAAGGTGAAAACGCAGTTCAGTTCGTCGGGATGCATGTAGCGGGTGGCCACGACATCACGCCGGCCGCCACGGTAACCCTGCTCTTGAACGGCCGCCAGGAGTCATTCTCCGGAACAGGCGACGGCATGGTTCATGCCGCGTTCGCGGCTCTCCAACAGGGTTTCGGGGTTACCGCCGGACTCATCGATTACCGCGTGGTCCCCGTCACTGCCGGAGCAGACGCCATGGCTGAAGTCAACGTCGTGATCGGAGTCGACGGCCACACGTACTCGGGTCGAGGCATTGACACCGACGTCGTGGAGGGATCGGCACGAGCTTTTGTCGCTGCGCTCAATAAGTCCGTAGGATCCAAGCCCAAGGAGGCATGA
- a CDS encoding 3-isopropylmalate dehydrogenase — MSMDTYKIASIDGDGIGPEVMEQARKALAAAGDRFKFDLEYTHFDLGGHRYLTTGEVLPDDELTQIRSHHAILLGAVGTPDVPPGVLERGLLLRIRFEFDQYVNLRPVKLYEGVPTPIAGLTPDRCDFLVIRENTEGSYVGSGGFFRKGTPYEIATQNSINTRHGVERVILNAFERATKRNNKLTVAHKTNVMAFAGDLWWRTAQELAPQFPHVELEYVHADALCLHMINTPERYDVIVTDNLFGDIVTDLGAAIQGGLGMAASGNINPAHGAPSMFEPVHGSAPDIAGNGWANPVAAVLSAAMCMDDLGQPEAAIALEVAATSVLPQLKSMGGPNMGMSTDQIGDLIAERVAG; from the coding sequence ATGAGCATGGATACCTACAAGATCGCTTCGATTGATGGCGATGGCATTGGCCCGGAGGTCATGGAGCAGGCCCGCAAGGCGCTTGCCGCCGCCGGCGACCGGTTCAAATTCGATCTGGAGTACACCCACTTCGATCTGGGTGGCCATCGGTATCTGACCACCGGAGAGGTTCTACCCGATGACGAGCTAACGCAGATCCGTAGTCACCACGCCATCCTGTTGGGAGCCGTTGGTACTCCCGACGTCCCACCGGGCGTTCTTGAGCGCGGTTTGCTCCTCCGGATCCGGTTCGAATTCGACCAGTACGTCAATCTCCGACCCGTGAAACTGTATGAGGGAGTCCCCACCCCAATCGCCGGCCTGACACCCGATCGGTGCGACTTCCTGGTGATCCGCGAGAATACCGAGGGCTCATACGTCGGGTCCGGTGGCTTTTTCCGCAAGGGGACCCCATACGAGATCGCCACCCAGAACTCGATCAACACCCGCCACGGAGTCGAGCGGGTGATCCTGAACGCTTTCGAACGGGCAACCAAGCGCAACAACAAGCTCACCGTTGCCCACAAGACGAACGTCATGGCCTTCGCCGGAGACTTGTGGTGGCGCACCGCCCAAGAACTGGCTCCTCAGTTCCCGCACGTCGAACTTGAGTATGTCCATGCAGACGCGCTCTGTCTCCACATGATCAATACGCCCGAACGCTACGACGTCATCGTCACCGACAACCTGTTCGGTGACATCGTGACCGACCTTGGTGCAGCCATCCAAGGTGGCCTTGGCATGGCTGCCTCCGGCAACATCAACCCCGCCCACGGAGCTCCCTCGATGTTCGAACCTGTTCATGGGTCGGCCCCTGACATCGCCGGCAACGGCTGGGCCAACCCGGTGGCCGCCGTCTTATCCGCGGCCATGTGCATGGACGACCTTGGCCAACCAGAGGCGGCGATTGCTCTCGAAGTCGCGGCAACATCCGTTCTCCCACAGCTCAAGTCGATGGGCGGTCCCAATATGGGAATGTCAACCGACCAGATCGGCGACCTGATCGCCGAACGCGTCGCCGGGTAA